The sequence below is a genomic window from Salinispira pacifica.
AGATTTCCGCCGCCCACAGCCGTGAGGATCTTGACCGGGCTCTTGCTGCTTTCGCTTCTTCCCGCCGGGAATCAGGATGATGTGCTTGTTGGTGTATATGGAGTTTATAAATAAATAAACGAAAATAGCACTGTATAATTCTTGTTAATACAGAAAGCTTGACAAAGCGGGTTGAATCTCCTAATTTGAATTAGACAACCCTAGAGTGGAGGGAAGTATGAACATCGTACTTTATATAACCCTTCCTCTTGCGGGATTGATTCTAGGTTGGACAATACGATGGCTTTATGCCAGATTTCAGCTTACTTCTTCAGAACAGAAGAGTGAGCGGTTAAAACGAGATGCTGTAAAGGAAGCCGATGCCCTGAAAAGGGAATTGGTATTAGAAACAAAAGATGAACTTCTACGGGAAAGAAATACACAGGAACGTGAGTTTCGAGAACGAAGACAAGAACTCAATAAATTCGAGAAACGACTTCTCCAGAAGGAAGAAAACCTAGACGAAAAACTGGCCTATGTCGAACAACAGCATTCGACATTCGCTGACCGCGAGAGGAAAATACAGGACCGCGAGCAAGAGCTCGGCAGGCAGGAAGATAATTGGCGCAATGAACTAGAGCGCGTTTCCAGTCTCACACGTGATGAGGCGAAGAAAATGATTATCTCATCACTGGAGGATGAAGCCCGGCACGACGCCCAGGCTCTCATCCATAAGATCGAACAGGAAGGTCAGATCACAGCTGAGCGTAAGGGACGGGAGATACTCATCTCCACAATCCAGCGCATGGCCAGTGAGGTGAATGCGGAAGTAACCGTCGCATCAGTGAATCTTCCCAACGATGAAATGAAGGGCCGCATTATCGGCAGGGAAGGGCGAAACATCAGAACCCTGGAAACCCTGACCGGAGTGGATATCATTATCGATGATACTCCCGAAGCGGTGGTTGTTTCATGTTTCGATCCTGTGCGGAAAGAGATCGCCCGGCGGAGCCTTGAACGGCTCATCAGCGACGGACGAATCCATCCCACCAGGATTGAAGAAGTGGTTCAGAAGGTAACCCAGGAGATCAGTCAGTACATCTTTGAAGAAGGTGAAAAGGTTCTGTTTGATCTGGGCATCCATCATATGAAACCCGAAGGTATCCGGGGAATCGGGCGGCTGGTGTTCAGAACCAGTTACGGACAGAATGTGCTGGCCCATTCCAAGGAAGTGGCCGTGTTTGCAGGCATGATCGCCGCTGAAGTGGGTGCGGATACTGAAATTGCACGGAGAGCAGGTTTGCTCCACGACGTGGGCAAAGGAATCGAGTCTGACGGTGATTCCAACCATGTTGAACTGGGTGTTGAGCTTGCCAAGCGCACCGGTGAGGATGAGCGGGTCATTAACGCCATCGCATCCCACCACGGAGATGTACCTCACAGCTGCGTAGAGTCGGTGATTGTACAGATTGCGGATGCGCTGAGCGCTTCCCGCCCCGGTGCACGCCGGGAGACGCTGGATAACTATATTAAGCGTCTTGAGAATCTTGAAAAGATTGCCGAGGATTTTGACGGCGTGGATAAGGCATATGCCATCCAGGCCGGCCGGGAATTGCGGATCATGGTTGACCATGAAAAGGTCAGCGATAATGAGGCCCGGGAAATTGCCCGTGAAATTGCCAAACGGATTGAAGCTGAACTTCGCTATCCGGGGCGGATCAAGGTAACAATGATTCGTGAAACCCGAATTGTGGA
It includes:
- the rny gene encoding ribonuclease Y; its protein translation is MNIVLYITLPLAGLILGWTIRWLYARFQLTSSEQKSERLKRDAVKEADALKRELVLETKDELLRERNTQEREFRERRQELNKFEKRLLQKEENLDEKLAYVEQQHSTFADRERKIQDREQELGRQEDNWRNELERVSSLTRDEAKKMIISSLEDEARHDAQALIHKIEQEGQITAERKGREILISTIQRMASEVNAEVTVASVNLPNDEMKGRIIGREGRNIRTLETLTGVDIIIDDTPEAVVVSCFDPVRKEIARRSLERLISDGRIHPTRIEEVVQKVTQEISQYIFEEGEKVLFDLGIHHMKPEGIRGIGRLVFRTSYGQNVLAHSKEVAVFAGMIAAEVGADTEIARRAGLLHDVGKGIESDGDSNHVELGVELAKRTGEDERVINAIASHHGDVPHSCVESVIVQIADALSASRPGARRETLDNYIKRLENLEKIAEDFDGVDKAYAIQAGRELRIMVDHEKVSDNEAREIAREIAKRIEAELRYPGRIKVTMIRETRIVEYAR